A stretch of Rhododendron vialii isolate Sample 1 chromosome 4a, ASM3025357v1 DNA encodes these proteins:
- the LOC131322454 gene encoding acetylajmalan esterase-like — protein sequence MASSPLVVSPLFLLTLASSCLLFLQPHPCNANSLISCLFEKIYNFGDSLSDTGNLIRLKPIGPATPFTRLPYGETFFKHATGRASNGRLMIDFIANASGLPFLNPYLEKDADFTHGVNFAVAGATALPAEFLAKRNIVNLYTNNSLKVQLDWMSKHLDCTRTIEGGCLEKRKNSLFVLGEIGANDYAYSLIEGKTMQEIKNLVPEVVATIISGVRRVIMSYGAVRVVVPGIFANGCFPAILTLYQTSNSSAYDKHGCLKEINSFAYYHNKKLQEAIQELKREYPDVIIVYVDYNRAFQWLFNHAVHLGFDGKSTLKACCGIGGDYNFDLTNLCSSEVPVCPNPNQFISWDGIHLTEAAYKRMAEWLIDDMLPKLQCCV from the exons ATGGCCTCCTCCCCGCTTGTGGTGTCCCCTCTATTTCTGCTGACACTCGCCTCCTCctgtcttctttttcttcaaccCCATCCCTGCAATGCCAATTCACTCATTAGTTGTCTTTTTGAGAAGATTTATAATTTTGGTGACTCGCTTTCAGATACTGGGAATCTAATTCGGCTAAAGCCAATCGGTCCAGCCACACCTTTCACAAGGCTTCCCTACGGTGAAACTTTTTTCAAGCATGCGACCGGTCGAGCCTCAAACGGTCGGCTCATGATCGACTTCATCG CTAATGCATCTGGCCTTCCCTTTCTTAATCCCTACTTGGAAAAAGATGCAGACTTCACACATGGAGTCAACTTCGCCGTTGCTGGTGCCACTGCGTTACCAGCAGAGTTTCTAGCCAAAAGGAATATCGTAAACCTGTATACTAACAACTCACTCAAAGTGCAACTCGATTGGATGTCTAAACATCTCGATTGCACACGCACCATAGAAGGAG GCTGCTTGGAGAAGCGAAAGAACTCTCTTTTTGTGCTTGGAGAGATTGGAGCAAACGATTATGCCTACTCATTAATCGAAGGAAAAACTATGCAGGAGATAAAAAATTTGGTACCTGAAGTTGTTGCAACAATAATCAGTGGTGTTCGG CGGGTGATCATGAGCTACGGAGCTGTTAGGGTGGTAGTCCCTGGCATTTTTGCAAATGGTTGTTTTCCAGCCATCCTAACATTATATCAAACAAGCAACTCAAGTGCCTATGATAAGCATGGGTGCTTGAAAGAAATCAATAGCTTCGCGTACTACCACAATAAAAAGTTACAAGAAGCCATCCAGGAATTGAAAAGAGAGTATCCTGATGTTATTATCGTTTATGTTGATTACAACCGTGCCTTCCAATGGCTTTTCAATCATGCCGTACATCTTG GATTTGATGGCAAGTCTACGCTGAAGGCTTGTTGTGGAATTGGTGGGGATTACAATTTTGATTTGACCAATTTGTGTAGTTCCGAGGTTCCGGTCTGTCCAAATCCTAATCAATTCATAAGTTGGGATGGTATTCATCTGACAGAAGCAGCATATAAGAGGATGGCTGAATGGCTTATTGACGACATGTTGCCCAAGCTACAATGTTGTGTTTAA
- the LOC131322873 gene encoding purple acid phosphatase 10-like, which produces MGVVISLHSVTETFKPFSHRCQTPYRAANSTSSFWYSIKRASAYIIVLSSYSAYGKKHYTPQYLWLQAELPKVNRSETPWLIVLMHAPWYNSNNYHYMEGETMRVQFESWFVQYKVDAVFAGHVHSYERSERYSNIAYNITNGLCTLVKNTSAPVYITIDDGGNIEGLLNTEAQPSNSAFREASFGHGVFEIKNQTHAYFGWHRNQDGYTVEADSQWFFNWYRYPVPNPDALIFLALPIQV; this is translated from the exons ATGGGAGTGGTGATTTCTCTGCACAGTGTAACAGAAACATTTAAGCCATTTAGTCACCGGTGCCAAACCCCTTATAGGGCCGCCAATAGTACCTCTTCTTTTTGGTACTCAATCAAGAGAGCTTCAGCATATATCATTGTTTTATCTTCCTATTCAGCTTATGGTAAGAAGCAT TATACACCCCAATATCTATGGCTGCAAGCAGAGCTTCCGAAGGTCAATAGGAGTGAGACACCGTGGTTGATTGTTCTTATGCATGCGCCATGGTATAATAGCAACAATTATCACTATATGGAAGGCGAAACCATGAGAGTGCAGTTTGAGTCGTGGTTTGTACAGTACAAAGTTGATGCTGTGTTTGCTGGTCATGTTCATTCGTATGAACGATCT GAACGATACTCGAACATTGCTTACAATATTACAAATGGCCTTTGCACTCTTGTGAAAAACACATCCGCTCCCGTATACATAACCATCGATGATGGAGGAAATATTGAAGGGTTG CTGAACACAGAGGCACAGCCAAGTAACTCTGCATTTCGCGAGGCCAGTTTTGGTCACGGTGTTTTTGAGATTAAGAACCAGACTCACGCTTACTTTGGTTGGCACCGTAATCAAGATGGTTATACCGTGGAAGCTGATTCTCAATGGTTTTTCAACTGGTACCGGTACCCGGTGCCCAATCCTGATGCCCTTATCTTTCTTGCTCTCCCAATACAGGtttaa